The following nucleotide sequence is from Coffea eugenioides isolate CCC68of chromosome 10, Ceug_1.0, whole genome shotgun sequence.
ACACGTTGAAAATTTTGGCTCAGATCATAGCATGATCTTACTGGATTCCAACCCTCtaagagaaagaaggaaaaaaatgttCTTATTCGATAGGAGATGGCTGAAAAAGGAGGGTTTGGAACATGTGATTAAGCAGGCTTGGGAAGAGGATCAAATAGGCTCAAGACTGTATAAAGTACATAGGAAAATTGCGACATGCAGAATAGCAATCCTCAAGTGGAGAaacaactttcaaggaaatgcTAGGAAGAACATTGAAAAGGTGAAGAAGCAATTGGAGGAACTAAAAAACAGTGACTGCCATAAAGGGGAGAAACAAGATGCTTAAAATGCAATGGAAGGAGGCTTATGATGAAGAAGAGACTTTCTGGATCCAGAAATCTAGAGTTCAATGGCTCAAGGAGGGGGATAGGAATACCTATTTCTTCCACTCTAGTGTGAAGggtagaaagaaaagaaataagatTAACCAGTTACAAAAAGAGGATCAGTCCTGCACAAACACAGAAGAGGAGATAGGAGAAGAAGTGGTGAAGCATTATAAAGACCTCTTCAGTAGTAAGGGGGTTGATCATGCAGATATGGTCCTAGAGGGAATATCACAGACCATCACTGACCAAATGAACGTAGGACTTATCGTACCTGTTAGGGAGATAGAAATTAAAGAAGCTTTATTCTCCATGAACCCAACAAAATCTCTTGGCCCGGATGGCATGACACCAAtcttctttcaaaaattttggtaCATCCTCAAAACAGACATCATTCAGGCCATCAAAAGTTTTTTCCACTCTGGCCATATGCTGAAAGCAGTCAACCATACCATCATATCCCTGATACCTAAGGTAGAAAACCCCATTGAAATCAAGCAGTTCAGGCCTATAAGCCTTTGCAATGTTCTGtataaaatcatttccaaaattctTGTAAACAGATTGAAAAAAGTGTTGGATAACTACATCAGTAAAAACCAGGCAGCCTTTGTGCCTGGAAGACAAATTTGGACAATGTTACATTTCTCATGAGTACTTGCACTACCTTAAAAACGAAAGGCAGGGATCTCAAGGCTTTATGGCTTTAAAGTTAGACATGTCAAAGGCCTACGACAGGATGGAGTGGAACTACTTGAAGGCAATGATGACCAAAATGGGATTCAGTGAGATATGGATCAACTGGATTATGGAATGCATCACAACAGCTACTTTCTCTTTCAACATAAATAGGGAATCAAAAGGATATGTAACACCTTCAAGGGGAATTAGGCAAGGTGATCCTCTATCACCTTACCTTTTCTTATTAGTATCAGAAGGTTTCTCCAATTTGTTGACTCATGCATAAAGCAACCATAAGCTGACAGGAATGAAGATAAGTAGAAATGGACAATCAATCAATCACCTTTTCTTTGTAGATGACTCTCTGATTTTTTTTGCAAAGCTGAAAATGCTCAAGCTGAAGAGGTGATGAAGATATTGGAAACATATGAACAAGGCTCAAGACAAATAATAAACATGGAAAAGTCATCAGTCTTTTTTAGCAAGAATGTGGAACAGGAGGAACAAAAGGAAATTTGCAGTAGATTAGGAAATATAAAGGTAGTACATCAAGGGAAGTATTTGGGGCTGTCCATGGTCATCACTAGAACCAAGGACCAGATTTTTGGTTTTGTCCGAGACATATGTTAGAAAACAATCTCTAACTGGTGCAACAAGAAGCTCTCCCAAGCAGGAAAAGAGGTTTTATTGAAAGCTATAACCATGGCAATGTCAAATGAAGCTATGCAAAGATATACATGCTCTAATGGCAAGGTTCTGGTGGGGAGAGGATAATGGAAAAAGGAAAGTGCATTGGTGTTCATGGAAAAAAATGGCAACTGGAAAGCACAATAGTGGCTTAGGATTTAAAGACTTACAAGGCTTTAATAAAGCCTTGCTGGGCAAACAAATCTGGAAGCTCCTCACCTGGCCAAACCTGTGATGAGCAAGGTGATGAAAGCTAAGTATTATCAGAAGAAGTCACCTTTAAGCTGTGAAGTAAAATGCAACTCTTCCTAGATATGGAAAAGCATGATGGGAGCAAGAGAGGAGCTAAGGAGAGGAGCAAGGAAGAAAATAGGGAATGACAAGGGTACCAAATTTGGGAGGATGCTTGGATTCAGGATGGCAAAGAAGGCAAAGTAGAGTCCCCAAAACCCCCAAGTTGCAAGATTTTCCAAATTTAGATGGAACTCACCTCTAATTTTCAAGACCTTTAATGCAAGAGAAGCGGGACAGATACTCAAAATCCCTGTAAGCCTAACTGGTAGACCTGACTGCTATTTTTGGAGCCATAGCGAAAATGGACAATACACAGTTTGCTCAGCATATGAAGCaataacaagagagaaaaagcaGCTGGAAGCAAACGGAAGAGTTAAGAGAGAGACAAGCTGGGAAGGAGGAAGTGGAAAAGTCTGGAAACAGCTATGGAAGATGAAGATCAAGCACAAACAAAAGCTGTTTGTTTGGAAAAGTTTGAACCAAGCCTTGCCAAGTAGGGAAGCAATACATAAATGAACAGGCAAAGGTGACGTAATCTGCAAACTATGTGGGGAAAATAGTGAAACAGTGGAACACATATTCTTTCATTGCAAACAAGCACAAATGATATGGCGGATGGCACCCCTCCAGTGGGATGGACTTATGGAGCACACTGCTGATTTCAGGAGATGGTAGAGCATGTTAATGGAAGTGTAGACGCGAAAGGATGGAAGGGAACACATAGCCTTAACAATGAAAATACTTTGGCAGATCTGGAAAGCCAGGAATGAAGCTGAATTCGAAGAGAACGATAGACATCCAATGGAAGTCATCAGGAAAGCAATCAAGGACTGGGAGGAGTATCACAAATCACAACAGATCGAATATCAGATGAGCATCTCAGAAATAGAAATAGCACAAGATGAGGAGGAAAGGGTGGGGGAGGATGATAACCTACTGAACATTAGTGTTGAGGTGGGACAACATGTAGAAGGGCAAAATATGGGAATTGGAGTTTGATAGAGCCGTTATTTGGCACGTTTTGCATTGTCATCTTGTtctaattttggctattcacgGTGCTAAGAAAGGGAAATTcactcatatttgatatttgtgtgaattgtaggtggttaGCATTAAAATGATATCGCGGggtaaatttccagaagactttcCATTTCAgagcgtggccacgccttagaaggtggacgaaaccgaaagccGGACTGCGGTCCACGTGAACCCAAAGCGTGGGATCAGAACTCTGGAGACAAAGCTTTGCTCCAGGCCTTTGTTCCAGacgtctttttcttttctacatCTCTTGTGCGGCGGATATAAAAAGGGAAACAAGGAAGATTCAAGGATCATCTATCTTTtaggtttagttttcttttcctacGTTGGTCAGCGGTCAGAcgctttttctcttctttcgcTTTCCGTCAGCCGCAATTGGATTTGAGCTTTAAGTTTCCTTTTGTTCTCTTTCGGGAAGGACGTAATTTTCTTCCCTTTAGCTTTTGTCTGGTACGGATTTGACTGCTGGGTTGTAACCCTTGTTTTGAGGCAATTCGCGTTGGTTGTTTTGCTTTGCGATTGCGGTCCTAAAACGAATGCAAAAGCAGGATCTTCTTCGTTGTTGCCGCAATTAACTTCCTTTCCCCAATTCTTCGGCGaataattgaatgaattcaattaaatcacgcgggattgacacgatgaggagcggctaatttcctcctctacccaaaggttgacgcgaaggcgcggtccataatatctgtgagatctaaccgaatcttcattatttcctccaaTTAATTGCTATTCGtacgtttcctgaattaattgttcatgggtattttattaattgaatatcaacggccgggtatttgatttaatttaatagcctactgccacgttaattaaatagaatccgtaattgttcatttagttaacaccccgtggcaaccaccataattggttttatgatggggaaacgcaggatctagcttaaataaaccctcttagcgtgtttattggttagggttgggttcttctaactttaatgcaattgggtaattaaattcctatggtcgtacctagggttgttatctggttagggaagcagtcaatggtcgtaccttgactgtcgaaaaggtaaggaagaactggttgtcagagcttattgataactataaccaacctagtgataaatggatgaaatatctttgcatcgatgatcatttaattggaccgtgcctgagcagttgatcctttgggtagaacttttgttaattgctatttttagtgaattgtgctttgtgagttgGTTTTGAACTTAGTtcgctttatttttattttacttttattttatttatttctctcccattgaaaatcccccaattttgttctactgatttggaaagaaataatttcctacctgctccctgtggattcgatcctactcaccgctatatacaaaatttgtaattttcttgagtaggtatttattattgtgcaggttcggcacctgtcaatttttggcgccgttgccggggagctggcgtttggattatttgtttcttttcaaattcagtttttattttattttattcttcttggtatttttgctagtttatgcccgttcttctcgtacaggtgaattggtatacgatcctgaggttgagaaggcagcGCGTAGGCGGAGGCAAGAGACCAAGAGGCAAAAAGAAGGGCACTTATTTGCTGCAAACGAGTCAACGGAAGACGAAGTAAGCATGGCCAACACCCAAACATTGAGGGAGCTGGCTGCCCCGGAGCTGACTCACCAGCCCTTATGCATCACATTCCCCACTTTGGCTGAGAATACTGCTTTCGAACTGAAGTCGGGGTTGATTCACCTCCTACCTTCTTTCCATGGCCTCTCTGGCGAAGAACCCCACAAGCACGTCAAGGAGTTCGAGGTAGTTTGCTCTAGCATGAAACCTCCTGGGGTGACTGAGGAGCAGATAAGACTTAGAGCTTTCCCCttctctctcaaggatgcaGCAAAAGATTGGCTATACTACCTACCAGCGGGTAGTATTACCACATGGgcacagttgaaaaagaagtttTTGGAGAAATTCTTCCCTGCATCCCGGGCTGCGAGTTTGAGGAAGGAAATCTGCAGCATTAAACAGTATCCCGGGGAGTCCTTGTACGACTATTGGGAAAGGTTTaacaagttgtgcactagatgcccacagcatcaaattagtgaacaactgttAATCCAATATTTCTATGAAGGACTTCAGTCAACTGATAGGAGTATCATCGACGCTGCGAGTGGGGGAGCACTGGCAAATAAGACCCCGAGGGAAGCATGGCTGCTCATTGAAGCTATGGCAGAGAATTCTCAACAGTTTGGCTTCCGTGAGAGTAACCCTACCCGCAGAGTTAATGAGGTGGAGTCAACATCTATTCAGCAACAGTTGTCGGAGCTCACATCCGTTGTTCGACAATTAGCTGTGGGGAATGTGCCCCAAGTAAAGGCCTGTGGATCCCATgtctagaggtgtcaaaatggatgACTTGagcgggtttgggttgggtaaaatgggtaatgggtataagtgagtcaacccatttatactcatttaattagatgggtataaatgagtaagtcaaaaaatgaattaggtaacccaattacccatttataacccatttattttaactttttgtaaactcatttaaattcatttttgcaaactaaattatcaatttataccactctttgcacccatcattagttttaaatatttacttataatgttcaataagcctaattatcaatttttttcctgTCTGTACTCttgtcgcaaaattacatactatttaataattgaataataagaatataaaattttaaattaagtACTATAcaaattaacataaaaacttaatccaaaaattttgaacccctaatattttttttgtgtaaatttaaaatttcattttggaaatgtaggaaaagaggctaaaactcatcataaattggtaatgctaaaaaatgagtaagttaacaaattaagagaaaataaaatgataaaataaaaccaacaaataacaataataataaaataaaagtagttaacatcataacaaaatgaaaaatctgaaGAAAAAAATGGGCGGGGGAAGAGAGGAGATTTGGGGGGAAaacaattctaaatgggttaattgggtttgatgggttacccaataatacccatttaaatgggtattattgggtaacccatttatacccatatgcaaaaacttaagatacccatacctatctattcatgggcgggtgttgataaatttaattaaatgggttGATTTGTCACCTATACCCATGTCTAGCACCGGACATTGAAAAGGACTTCACACCTACTTCCTAGGATTTTGATAGTTTGTGAACATCGAAACAAGTTAGGGGATGGGCTTCGGGTCGGACTTCATCGGGAAATGTACTCAAACTCGATTTTAGCAACCTTTTAAGACCTATTCCTACCATATTTGGGATACAATTTTGAGAGACTACAAATAGGAGTATTCTATGTCATTTTTTGGTTAGAAAACACTAAACTAAACTTTAGTTTATCCTTTTTACATATGTTTCTTGAGAGATCAAGAAGAAGAGATGGAAGAATCAAGGAGCAACCAATACGGGGATTGAAGCCGGACAAACTGAGaagttttctttactttattctccaatattattgttgtttcttgaattcttgattttaATTATGAATATGTTGAATTAATTCCAttctagggttagggttttgtgaaagagatttaattatttctcttGTTTAAATTCTTAAATTTTGTCTTGATTTATTTATCTTGATTTAATTACATATTTGTGATTGGTCACTATAAACATgctcttagggtttgtattgATCTGAGAAGGAATATACAATTGTGCGTTATATAGGTAAACATACTTGACCTAATTACAAGAGTAGATTAGAATGTACATGACATAATTATATCACCTAGAATCTTAGAGGGTTTAACTAAATACTTGTAATTTAGAGAGAGACATGAGATTTAATTAGGCACAATTTAGATGTATCGAGAAATAATTTAAAGTAACTTTATGTGGTACATTCttaacatgttaagaaattaaGTGGATAATTAATTCTAACACTAGAACAAAATCTGAAATCCAAGTCTTTCCCAATTATTTTTCTCACCTTTTTTTATTAGATTTGATTATctattttcttatttaattagttaaaaataattcctttgaattttattatttttctataataattaaagtaaagaaaattaACTCGTTCCTATAGGTTTGACCCCCTCCCCTGGGGGTGgtattttcttaaattaataGCATATCTATTAATAAAAGAATCATGAAACCTTGCTCTATTCAATCCAATGGTATAGaatattagattattttataaatttatatatatatatattgagagagagtgtgtgtgtgtgtatttatacatgtgtgtgtgtatttatACATGGGTTTGGGTACGATCTATTTTGGACCTAACTTTGGGTATGGATCATAGAAAATTACACtacaaaaaattatttctttcgtGACAAATTTTTCATGACAACCAACCTATTCGTTACAAAAACAATACTTTTTATGACAACCCGTCAGGCAAATGTCCTTCAGAAGCCAAAcatgtttttctatttttttcattgTCTAGAGTTACTTTCCCCACATCAATTCGTCAGGAAAAGTTTTCATTCTCCCTCCATTTTTTTCCCACCAGTTTTTTCCCCATTTTGGACCCAAAAAAATTTAGAAGGAAACAGACTTATGACATGGAAACCGGGAAACAAAGAAACACTTTTCCGTATCTCTTACTTTTGGAACAACAACGACAAAGAAACACTTTCTCCAAATCTGTAACTTGTCTTCATATCTCCAACAACAAAGAACAACAACGAACTCGAACTTGTCTTCATCTCTTTCAACAAGAGAGACAACACGATGGTCTAAGGTGAtgtaaaaatcaaataatccttcAATTTTGTCTTCAATTTTGTCTTGAATCAGTTCCTTTTCTCCAAATCACCcttcaattttgtccttaattggttcattttttatttttatagtgGGTATTTTATtcatctctctctttctctgttCGTCAAAACCCAGGAAGATGTTTAAATTCTTGTGCCCGGGGATATAATCAGTAGAAAACTTGTTGATATCATTCTTGCTGATGCTCGCTTGCTCGACAGAGATCCTTTGAAAATTGACCCGGTTGGTATCCTGTTTTGGTTGCTCCTCCTATTTCCAAGTCATCAATTTTTCAGCTCTGCTCAAGGTACTGAAAGTACAATAGTGGAATTGGCAGTCGGCTCTGACTGGTGAGTCAATTCAATTTTTCAGGTCTGACTATGGAATTTGCAATCAGCtcaatttttcagttttgttgCTTCGCTATTTAACAGAAAAGTTACAATTTTTAGCTTACCCTTTTGATGAAAGATCGATATTTCATGAAATGGCATTATTTTTTATACAATGCAGTTGTAGATTAAGAATATGTACTTAAATTACAATTAAGTTTCTAAATATTTCCTTGGGTTATATGTCCTGGTGCAAATATTGGTTATTGGATTAGAAGTGTGGTAATGTTGTTTGGATTTCATGGCcaaaaaaagaggaaatttcGACTTGGTTAGTCAAAATGGGTGTACTATTGTCCAGTCTTTTTTATACGTATGTCTACATAGTTTGAACTACATTTGAGTGGCTTTTATATGAGGTAGTTGTATTTTGTTTTGGGTGAAGATAATAGATAAATTTCAGGTCAGCATGGAACACTGAAAGAAATTTTAAGACTGGCTATGGGGAAACCAGCAATGTGTTCTCAGTGGTTGCATCCTTGCTACTTACTGCAAGGATAGTCTTCGAACACTACTGACACTTTTTCCTATGCATCACCCATATAACAAAAAAGTGAAGATGGCCCAGGATAATTTGGTGGTGGAGAAATCCCAGTGTTGCAATAAAAAATGGAGCATGTTAGTGACTTACCACGGCCTAAATCTCATTGCTTGAATTTAGCTTACTAACAGAGTTGAGATGTGAGAATTATGACAGCAATGCTAGTTGCTACTGTGATTATCTATACTGGATGTGTGACTTCAGATTCAGTTGTTCTTCCATTTCCAGATTAAAGGTGGAATGGCAGGGTTTACAGGACAAATTTCTGCTGTCATAATTCTTGGCATTATGTTGATGTGTCATAGTTCTTCTCATTTGCCCTGTAAATGCTCTTGAAAGTGAGATGGACAGGTAAAGATGTTTAAGCAGCAGTCTCTGGCTTCTTTTATAGTCTAAGCCTATTACAAATTGGAATTTTGTTGGATTTACAAGACATTTGACATACATCTAAGCTGGTTGCTAAAATAACAGTGAAGCCAGTCACACTGTTTCTTAGTTATTtaaattgagaaaaagatgattctACCTGGATATTTCTTCATATAGGTGTGTTTTTAGTTAaaaattatcatttttgttCCATTAGTATCTTTCTCTTACCAGCCCAATTGGAATTTTGTTGGATCTATGATACATATCTGGAATAGATCTAAGCTGTTTGCTAACAGTACAGTGAAGTCAGTCTCGTGATTTCATAATAaagtaaattgaaaaaaaataatgatgatTTGGCCTTGACATCTCTTTGTATAGGTGCATGTTAGTTAAAAGTTATCATTTCTGTTCCATTAATATCTTTTTCTTACCAGCCCACTTTCCATTTGCCAACTTTTGCACGCTGTGAGCTTTAATCTAAACTTTTGCTAGCTGAGAAATGGCAATAGAAACTTCTGTGttaaatttcctttttgttAGATGGGTAGCTATGAAAGAAACTGAGGTACAAGATCTATTTAACTGGCTTGCCCTGGACTTTGAGAAGGCAGGTTTTATTAATGAACTTCTTACGTTGTGACAATGTAATATAGAAACAGTTAATTGAATTTTTACGTGGCGACGGATAAATAGAAAACTCTTTTGAGTTAAACTTTTCACATGGTGATATTTATCTATCTTGCTCAGATCTAATTGCACAGATTTTTCTTACAACAAAAGGTAATTTGCTGTATAAAGGTTTTCCATGAACTGTTTGAATGGATGCCTTTATTGGTTTGACATGCCTGTAAATGTGAATTGTTTCCAACTGATTACTTATTCTGTTCTCTTGGCATGTGATACATATTATTCTGCAGGCATCAAAATATCTCATTGGAGATGCTTCTGAAGCTGGTCAGAGTATTTGGGTCAGTAATATATTCTTCTATATCAGCACCTTCATCCGTAGGAGTGGATATTGAGGCAGAGCAAAGGTGTGATTCAATATCTCAAAACATCTCTTATTATCCGTATTATCTGAAGTCTCCTAATTCTGAGACTCTTGTTGGGTTGGTGCAAAAGGTTGGAACGCTGCAATACATGCTTTGTTGAGCTTGAAAAGGTTAAGCGTTGCTTGCCTGTACTTTGCAGGTGATTGTTCTCTCCCTAAATTGCTGTTCTCAATGTACGCACATGATGAtttctttgttgcttatttgtTTTGGGGTTTTCCAGAAGAGGTGGTTCAATTGCCAAGTCGGCACACGAGTTAAATCTAGCACTTCAAGAAGTTTAGTTTCATGAGGAAAGTGTGTATTGATTGAGTAgtttagttgcaaatattggattGACACCTAACATGTTTCTCCAAGAAGACTGTGGGACTTGATCGCAGTCGTGCCAAGTGGAGGCTGCTAATTCATTCATTTAACTCAAGGTTGAAAGCTGAGTGAGAAATGGCCTTTTGCTTTCATCTGCTTGAACAGATATTGCGCCCCATCAACTTGACCTGGTGGAGGATGCTTAGGTCTAATTCTTGGCTAACCCAATATCATGAAATGCTAATCTTTAGTTGTAGGCTTATTGGGTAAATCATGTATTGCTGTAATGTAGTTAGGTAGTAGCAAATAGATGCGAGCTGGGGAGTTAGGTAGTTAGGTAGTAGCAAATAGATGTGGAACAATTTATGTTATGATTTGTATTTCCTGGTGTAGTATTGGTTACTTGCAGCATAGTAATTATTCTGGTACAAGTTAATGCATTGCTTGTACTCATTATTAGGTGGTCCCTAAGCAATTTGTAGTGATCATCCATGCATCATAACAAAAATACATCTTTTGCATACCATTCTATTATTTCTCTGATTTC
It contains:
- the LOC113750124 gene encoding katanin p80 WD40 repeat-containing subunit B1 homolog isoform X1, giving the protein MDRHQNISLEMLLKLVRVFGSVIYSSISAPSSVGVDIEAEQRLERCNTCFVELEKVKRCLPVLCRRGGSIAKSAHELNLALQEV
- the LOC113750124 gene encoding katanin p80 WD40 repeat-containing subunit B1 homolog isoform X2 encodes the protein MDRHQNISLEMLLKLVRVFGSVIYSSISAPSSVGVDIEAEQRLERCNTCFVELEKVKRCLPVLCRGGSIAKSAHELNLALQEV